The proteins below are encoded in one region of Bacteroidales bacterium:
- a CDS encoding SIMPL domain-containing protein codes for MKKLFFIATFAFLAIGLVPAQTKTEASVDVTGRAKVKVVPDRAEIEITINENDLKGKYSLNEWETKLAIALKSAGVDAKKQLSLYRQYLATAKRKNIKQYKIFKLEVYTAEEAQNVMDALVENEISGGRLTKVWLADRKAVSDSLKVEAIRSAKHDASVLAEAIGQSIGSAIQINFYPSSPAVTYRNVMLKSARNEAMAVTADEVVPELPQINFDEIEIEENVSVKFILNPEKQ; via the coding sequence ATGAAAAAGTTATTTTTTATTGCAACATTCGCTTTTTTAGCAATAGGATTAGTACCGGCACAAACAAAAACAGAGGCAAGTGTCGATGTTACAGGAAGAGCAAAAGTTAAAGTAGTTCCCGATAGAGCAGAGATTGAGATTACCATCAACGAAAACGATTTAAAAGGCAAATACTCTCTTAATGAGTGGGAGACAAAACTTGCCATTGCTTTGAAGAGTGCAGGAGTTGATGCAAAAAAACAACTATCACTCTACCGTCAATACCTTGCAACAGCGAAACGCAAAAATATTAAGCAATACAAAATATTTAAGTTAGAGGTATATACTGCCGAAGAGGCTCAAAATGTAATGGATGCACTTGTTGAAAACGAAATCTCAGGAGGTCGTTTGACAAAAGTATGGTTGGCTGATCGCAAAGCGGTATCTGATAGTCTGAAAGTTGAGGCTATAAGAAGTGCAAAACACGATGCTTCGGTATTGGCAGAGGCAATAGGACAAAGCATAGGAAGTGCCATACAGATAAACTTCTATCCATCATCACCCGCAGTAACATATCGCAACGTAATGCTTAAGAGTGCACGTAATGAAGCAATGGCGGTAACAGCCGATGAAGTAGTACCTGAATTGCCACAAATCAATTTTGATGAAATAGAGATAGAGGAGAATGTCTCTGTTAAGTTTATATTAAACCCTGAAAAGCAATAA